In Sulfuritortus calidifontis, the sequence GAGCTGCGCAGCAAGGTGGTCGACGGCAAGTTCCCCGACTACCAGCGGGTGATCCCGACCGGCCACGACAAGGACTTCACCATCGGTCGCCAGTTGTTCAACCAGTCGCTTACCCGCGCCGCCATCCTGACCAACGAGAAGTATCGCGGCGTGCGCCTGGCCCTGACCTCGGGCAGTCTGCGCATCGTCTGCAGCAACAACGAACAGGAAGAGGCGCAGGAAGAGCTCGACATCGAGTACGACAAGGCCCCGCTCGACATCGGCTTCAATGTCCAGTACCTGCAGGACGTGTTGAACAACCTCGACAGCGAATCGGTCCGCTGCTCTTTCGGCGACCCCAGCAGCAGCCTCTTGATCACGGTGCCGGGCGAGGACAACTTCCGCTATGTCGTGATGCCCATGCGCATCTGAACAAACAAACCCCTCTCCCTGGGGGAGAAGGTAGGGTGAGGGGGAACCACCCCTTTTCCTGGTAATACAGCCACTTAGTAAAAGGATTGTTTCACGTGGAACCAAAAGAGCAAGGCAACGGCGGCTACGACGAGTCCAGCATTCAGCAGCTCGAAGGCCTGGAGGCGGTGCGCAAGCGCCCGGGCATGTACATCGGCGACACCCAGGACGGCTCCGGCCTGCACCACATGGTGTTCGAGGTGCTCGACAACGCCATCGACGAGGCCCTGGCCGGTTACTGCGACGATATCAAGGTCACCATCCACTCGGACAATTCCATCTCCATCACCGACAACGGCCGCGGCATCCCCACCGGCATCAAGTTCGACGACAAGCACGAGCCCAAGCGCTCGGCGGCCGAGATCGTGATGTGCGTGCTGCATGCCGGCGGCAAGTTCAACCAGAACAGCTACAAGGTCTCCGGCGGCTTGCACGGCGTCGGCGTCTCCTGCGTCAATGCCTTGTCCGAATGGCTCAAGCTCACCATCCGTCGCGACGGCAAGACCCACTTCATGGAGTTCCACCGTGGCGTGCCGGTCGACCGTCTGGTCGAGGTCCAAAACGGCGTCGAGGTCTCCCCGCTCAAGGTGATCGGCGACACCCACCGGACCGGCACCGAGGTCCACTTCTTGGCCGACGAGGAGATCTTCGGCACGGTCGAGTTCCACTTCGAGATCCTGGCCAAACGCATCCGCGAACTGTCCTTCCTCAACAACGGGGTCAAGATCGAGCTGATCGACGAGCGCGACGGTCGCCACGAAAACTTCGCCTTCTCCGGCGGGGTCAAGGGTTTCGTCGAATACATCAACCGGACCAAGACCGTGCTCCATCCTAACGTGGTGTTCGCCACCGGCGAGTCCAACGCCGGCGGTGTGCCGATCACGGTCGAGGTCGCCATGCAGTGGAACAACAGCTACGCCGAACAGGTGCTCTGCTTCACCAACAACATCCCGCAGTCGGACGGCGGCACCCATCTCACCGGCCTGCGCGCGGCGATGACCCGGGTGATCAACAAGTACATCGAAGAGAACGAGATCGCCAAGAAGGCCAAGGTCGACATCACCGGCGACGACATGCGCGAGGGCCTGGCCTGCGTGCTCTCGGTCAAGATGCCCGATCCCAAGTTCTCCTCGCAGACCAAGATGAAGCTGGTCTCGAGCGAGGCTCGGCCGGCGGTGGAGGAGGTGGTTTCCCAGAAACTCAACGATTTCCTACTGGAGAACCCCAACGACGCCAAGACCATCACCGCCAAGATCGTCGAGGCCGCCCGCGCCCGCGACGCCGCGCGCAAGGCCCGGGAGATGACCCGGCGCAAGGGCGTGCTCGACTCCGCCGGCCTGCCCGGCAAGCTGGCCGACTGCCAGGAAAAAGACCCGGCCAAGTCCGAGCTCTACCTGGTGGAGGGTGACTCCGCCGGCGGCTCGGCCAAGCAGGGCCGCGACCGCAAGTTCCAGGCCATCCTGCCGCTCAAGGGCAAGATCCTCAACGTCGAGAAGGCCCGCTTCGACAAGATGCTGGCCTCGCAGGAGGTCGCCACCCTGATCACCGCCATGGGCACCGGCATCGGCAAGGACGACTACAATCCGGAGAAGCTGCGCTACCACCGCATCATCATCATGACCGACGCGGACGTCGACGGCTCCCACATCCGCACCCTGCTGCTCACCTTCTTCTACCGGCAGATGCCCGAGCTGGTCGAGCGCGGCCATATCTACATCGCCCAGCCGCCGCTGTACAAGGTCAAGCAGGGCAAGAGCGAGACTTACCTCAAGGACGACCACGAGCTGCGCCAATACTTGCTGCGCGAGGCCCTCAAGTCCGGCCAGCTGCTGCCGGCCAAGGACGCCGAGCCGCTGGCGGCCGAGAGCTTCGAGCAGATCGCGCGCGAGTTCCTGCTGGCCGAGGCCGTGATTGACCGCCTGGCCCGGCGCATGGATGCCGGCCTGCTCTACGCCCTGCTCGCCCTGCCCAGCGCCGACTTGACCAGCAAGGACGGCGCCAAGGCCGCCAGCGCCGCGCTGTCCAAGGAACTCACCCGCCTGGGCACCCCGGCCAAGATCACCGCCGAATACGACGAGGAAAACGAGTTCTACAAGCTCTTGGTGGTCAAGACCCGCCACGGCATCACCTTCACCACCGAACTCGACCACGAGTTCTTCCACAGCGGCGACTACGCCCAGCTGCATAAGGTGGCCCAGGTGCTCGACGGCCTGATCGGCAAGGGCGCCGAAATCCGCCGCGGCGAGGCCAAGCGCGCCATCGCCGACTTCAAGGAAGGCATCGACTGGCTCCTGGGCGAGGTCAAGAAGAACCTCGGCATCCAGCGCTACAAGGGCCTGGGCGAGATGAACCCCGAGCAGCTGTGGGAAACCACCATGGACCCGGCCGTGCGCCGCCTGATGAAGGTGCAGATCGAGGACGCCATCGCCTCCGACGAGATCTTCACCACCCTGATGGGCGAAGAGGTCGAACCGCGCCGGCGGTTCATCGAGACCAATGCGCTGGGTGTGCGGAACCTGGACGTCTAAAGCGGCATAAACTTATCCGGTCGGCGGATCGTGCAACTGCTCAATGCCGACAAGGCCATCGTCGAGGCCGCCAAGCTGCGGGACTATTGCCTGAACCCCTCTCATCCTGAGGGGCGGCACAAGGCGAGGGTCTTCCGCTCGGCCCTGGGCATCGGCCAGGAACAGGCAGACTGGCTGCGCGAGGCGATCCTCGCCGCGGTCATGCAGGCGGAAGTTGCCCATGCCGAGCAAACGCCCTACGGTTGGCGTTATGATGTGGACATCGTTTTGACGCGCGGGGCCCTAACGGCCTTGGTGCGTACCGGCTGGCTGGTCAGGAAAACCGAGAACCTGCCCCGTCTCGCCACCTGTTTCGTGAGGTCACCGAATGAAACTGCTTGATACCGTCGCACTCAAGCACGCCCTGCCCGAGCAGTCCCTGCCCGAGGGCTTGGTCGGCGTGCTGGTCGAGGAATGGGAACCGGGTGTGTTCGAGGTCGAGTTCGCCGACCTCGACGGCCGCGCCTATGCCAGGGCCGCGCTCAAGGAATCCGATCTGCTTCTGCTGCATCATTCCATCGACCAACAGCGTCGAGCGGCCTGATGGGCGAAGAGGTCGAGCCGTCTCGGAGGTTCATCGAGACCAATGCGCTGGGTGTGCGGAACCTGGACGTTTAAGGCTGTACAACCTTATCCGGTCTGAGGGCCGGATAAGGAATAAACAAAATAGGGCAAGTTAAGAAGCTTCTAACAAGGAAGGGGGGTTTATGAGTTCAGCTGATTGGTCTGAAACTTACAAATCCCTTATCACGTTAGCGACCGAAGGCTTCAAATTTTGTGCCCTTACGAATGGTGGCGCAGCTGTAGCTATCCTTGCGTATCTCGGTAATGTTGCAGGAAAAGAATGTTCTGTCCCGGATATGCGCTATGCCATGGCGTCATTTCTGGCTGGTTTATTGTTCTGTGGCTTAGGAATGCTGTTTGCGTATTTGGCACAGCTAAAGCGCCTAAATCGGTTGGTAGAGCAACAAGACACGAAAAACGATTGTCGTTTGTATGCGGCGTTATTTTTTGTTGTCTTAAGTCTAGCTATGTTTGGAATCGGTTCGTGGCTAGCAGTAGAGTCTTTTAGTTAACACCAGATGCAAATTTGGGTCGACGCCGACGCCTGCCCGGCGGTGATCAAGGACATCCTGTTCCGTGCCGCCGAGCGCATCCAGACCCCGCTGACTGTGAGGTCTCAAGTGATGTGAGATTGTTGTGTGGCGTGGTGTGGCGGATGGAAAGTGCTTGTGTGGCGCGGGGTTAGGTGATTTTGGCGGTGGGCGGCGATGTGCGAGTGGGGCTGTGGATAAGTGGCTATTTCTGTGTTTTGTCGCAACTGATATGCGATTGATTCAAGGCGGTTTCGCGGGCGTTTGAGCGGCGTTTAACAGTCTTCAGGCCGGCTTCTTTTGTGCGATGTAGGTGCGCGTCGCGGCCAGCTCATCATCTGTCAGCTCTGTGAGGGACACCTTCCCGAAGCGGCGATTGATATAGGCGCGGTAGAGTTCGGCATCGCCAAGCTGGTTCTTGCAGCGGGCCTTGATGTAGGCGATCTGGCGGGCGCGCCAGCGCGCGTCGCGCAAGGGCGCTGTCTTCATGCCGTCGATGCGGGCGCGCTGCTGCTGGAGCCAGCGGACGGCTTCGTCGAAGCGATCGAGCGGCAGGATGTGGTAGCTCGTGACGCGAAATTTCTTTTGAAATGAAGACCATGCGGCGGCATGGGTGAGCGGTCTGGCGCGCGTGCGGACGGTGTTGTGGACGGTGATCCACTCATTGATCAGCTCGCGCAGGCGCAGCTTTTGAGCTTCTGAGAGCTCGGATGCGCGCGGATCGATGGCGTTGCGCGGGCGCAGCGTCTGGGCGTGGATGAGGGTATTGCCGTCGCCGACGATGTTGTGGCTGCCCTCGATGCGCACGGCTGGCGCGGGCCTGGCTGGCTTGCGGCGTGGCTTCTTCTGGGCCGCGCCGCGCACGATCTCGATGAGCTTCTGCTTCTTGTCTTCCATCGGTTTCTCCCCTGTTCTGGTTGACGAAGTGCGGGAAGTTTCGAATATAAACTTCCCGCAGTTAACTTCCCGCAGTTCCAGAAGTTCCCGCAGTTAACTTCCCGCATTTGCCGCAGTTAACTTCCCGCAGTTCACGCCACGCGGCGGATGAGCGCGACGACGTTGTCGCGGGTGGCCGCTGGCTCGGCGAGCAGCTCGTAGGCGGTCAGGATGGCCTCGGCCTTCTTGGCAGGCGGCAGGCGCCTGTCGCCCAGACCCTCCTCGATGACCTCGATGGCGGCCTGAAGGCGCGCGCGATCGGTTAGCTCACTGGCCGGCCGCTCGCGGCGGCCGGTGAGGATGTAGATGACATCGGCACCTGCTGCAGCGATGTTCGCGAGGTAATCAGCAGTCGGCGGCTTACCCTTCTCGTACAGAATTTGAGACCCCTTTGACGCGCCGCCAATAGAGGCGAAATCAGTCTGACTTAGGCCAAGCCGTTCCCTTTCCTGCCGTAGACGACTCCATCTATCAAAATTTTCCACCTCACCCCCTTGCAAGGTTCAAAATTTTGAACCATACTTCGCACCATCACGTTACAACTTCCACTAGGTGAAAGTATGGCAGAGACGGTACGGATTGATAAGGAGCGCGCCCGGCGGGCGCGCGAGGCCATCGAGCGGCTGGGCATTTCCCAGACGGCGCTGGCGCGGGCGCTGGGGGTGAACCCCAGGATCGTCAACGAGGTGGTGCGCGGGCGGCTGGTGGGCGTGCGCGGCGACACGCACAAGGTGGCGGTGGCGCTGGGCATCAAGGATGGGGTGATTCCGCCCAAGGATGCGAGCACGGAGGAGCTGATCGCGCTTTTGCGCCGCGCGGCGAAGGGGGCGGAATGATGCGCCGCCGGATTCTCAAGTATCCAGCGGCGCGGCCCTGCGATGTGGGCGGCCCGGCCCTGCCGCATATCCAGGTGGCGGACGAGGACGACCCGGCGGCCGAGACGGCAACCGACATTTTTTACACCTCCCGGCGCGGCCAGCAGGCGGCCGAGCGGATCGCGCGCGAGATCGCGGCGTGCGGGGTTGCGCTGGTGTATCCGTGCGAGCGCGACGTGGAGGTGTTCGTCGGGCCGCTGCATCGGGTGATCGCCATCGGCGAGCGCGTGGAGGCGTGCGATGAGTGATCTGGTCGATCTAGCCGCCATCGCCGATGCGGTTGGTGCTTCGTACAGGACTGTTTCTGAGAACTGGGCCACCTCCCCAGACTGGCCGCCGCACCACGACCGGGCGGGCCTGGGCGGGGCGAAGCGCTGGCGTGTCGAGGACTTGCCGACGGCCTTCAAGCGGCGCGGGAAGGTGGTCGATGTGCGGCAGGCGGTGGAGCGCTATTTGATCGAGCAGCAGGCGGCGGCGATTTCCGCTACGCCAAATGTAGCTGTTGCTACGCCAAATGTAGCTCCCCTTCCCGCCCCCAGCGGCGAGCCTACCGATGGGGTGCGCTCCTGCCCCGCTTCCGCGCCCGCCAGCGCGGGCGGTGGGCTCGCCGGTGGGGGTTTCGGCGCCTTGGCCGGAGGCGCCAGCGAGTATCCGGCTGTTGCCTCCTCCCTTCCCGGCGCGATGCCGGGTTTGCCGGGCGGCGCGGCGGGTGCGCCTGCCGTCCGCCCGGCGTCTTTTTCTGATGAGGAACTTGTAAGGATTTCTGATCACTTGGCTACGCGACCGCAGCGGGTGCGCGAGGAGGCGATGCGTCGGGCGCGGGTGTGCCTGACCGTGAAGCGCTGGATGGCGGCAGGACTCTCCGCGACTGAGGCGATCGCGCAGGCGGCGCGGGAGCATGGGGTCTCGAAGGGGACGCTGGCGCGCTGGTGGTGGGGGGATAGGCGCTTGCCTGGGGTGGCGGGGATCGAGAACGTGGCGGCGTGGGCGGGCTTGCTTGCGCCGCGCTGGGGGATGAAGGAGCACGAGGCGCCGATGCCGGAGGCGGCGTGGCGGCAGCTTTTGGCGCTGTGGCTGAGGCCGGAGAAGCCGAGCCTGCGGATGTGCTATCGGCAGGTGCAGAGGATGGCGCAGCAGCACGGCTGGCGGCTGCCGAGCTTTGCTTCGGTGGCGCGGCGGGTGCAGCGGCTGCCCAAGCCGCTGGTGGTGCTGCAGCGGGAAGGCAAGGAGGCTTACGACCGGCTGTGGCCGCCGATGAAACGGTCGGTGGCGCATCTTGCGGCGCTGGAGTGGGTGAATGCGGACGGGCACCGGCTGGATGTGTTCGTGCGGCTGCCGGAGCGCTTCGGCGGCGGCATCGAGCGGGTGCATCTGGTGGCCTGGCAGGACATCTACAGCCGGAAGATTCTGGCGTGGCGGCTGACGCCGACCTTGAACGCCTACAGCGTGATCCTCTCCTTTGCCGATCTGGTGACGGAATACGGCGTGCCGGATCACGCCTTGATGGACAACGGACGGGAGTTCGGCGCGAAGTGCGTGTCTGGAAAGGCGCAGTGGCGCTTCCGTTTCAAGGCGGCCGAGGATGAGATGACGGGCATCCTGCCTTTGCTTGGCGTGGATGTGCACTGGGCGACCCCGTTTCACGGGCAGGCGAAGCCGATCGAGCGGGCTTTCCGCGATCTGGCGGAGGCGATTTCAAAAGACCCGCGTTTGGCTGGGGCTTACACGGGCAATAAACCGGATGCAAAGCCGGAGAACTATGGCTCGAAGGCGGTGGAGTGGGCGCTGCTTGAGCAGGTGGTGCGCGAGGCGATTGCCGAACACAACGCGCGCACGGGGCGACGCACGGAGACGGCCAAGGGCGCGAGCTTCGATGCGGTATTCGCCGAGTCTTTCGGCCGCCGGGTGGTCAAGCGGCTGGCGCCGAGCCAGCGGGCGATGCTGCTGCTCGCCTCGGAGCCCGTGACGGTGCGGCAAAACGGCACGTTCGAGGTGGCGGGCAATACCTACGGTATCGACCCGCGCCTGGGGCTGGCGGGCAAGCGGATCGTGGCGCGGTTCGACCCGGACGACCTCAAGAAGCCGGTGATGGTGTTCTCGCTCGATGGGCGGCTGCTGGGCGAGGCCGCGCCCACGGTGCGGCGCTTCGACGACCAGGCGGCGGCGCAGAGCTTCAAGCGCGAGCAGCGGCGGGCGAAGCGGGCGTATCGCGAGCACATGGCGTCGCTGGAAAAGCTGGCCGGGATGGAGATTCCGGCGGCGGTGGCGGCTGGCGATGTGCCAGCGCCTGCGGCGGTGCGCATGGTGCAGCCGATGGTTCCAGAGCGTGAGCGGGATGAGGATGTGGAGGCGCTGGTGGCGAAGGCCGACGCCTTTATTTTGGAGATGAGCCGCCTGACGGCAGCCGGCGGCGGGGTGTGAGCAACTGAAGGAGCGATTGATGAAACCCGATCAAGCTGTTTGCAAGTTCGATTCAGTCGATGAGGCGATGGAAGTCTTGTGTGAATTCAAAAAAGCCCGTGCTGCTCTACGTGGGCCAGATACACCACGCCCAGCGAGTGCTGAAGGATGCGAGGCCCCCATTCCATTGGCGCGAGCACTATGGGCGGTGCTGGATGCGCTTGGGCCTGAGCCGTCGTTTGGTGAGGCGCTGCTTGGATTTCGCGCAGTTGCTGCGCTCGGGCGCGAAGCTGGAGCGCGGCAGCCGTCAGGGCGTGGTCATCACCTATGGCAGCAAGCGCTTGGCGAATGCATGTGTCTGATTCATGAAGCAGCGTGTAGGCAAAGCGCATCCACGACTCCTGAAAACGGTCGAGAAAGTGGCGGTCCACGTCGAGCAGAGGCTTTGCCGGGATGGATGGAACACGCTTGCCAATGAGTTCTTCTGCGGCATCGGCGATGGCGTCGAGTTCGGCTGCGGCTTCTTGCAGGCTCATCAGCTTTTGGATGCTTCTGCCGAGCGCGCGCCTAAGCGTGTCGATATCCATGTGTGAAACGCAACGGTGAAAAGGAGCGAATCGTGGAAGACATCTTAAACGAAGTGCGCCGGTTGATCGAGTCCGGCGAGGTGACGCAGGCACGGGTGGCGAAGGAGGCCGGGGTGTCTGCGACGGCCCTGTCGCAGGTGCTGGCAGGCAAGTATGCCGCCGACCCGGCAGGGATCGTGGAGCGGCTCTCCGCGTGGCTGGCGGCGCGCTCGGAGCGGGCGGCGGCGCTGCTGCCGGAGATGCCCGGGTTCGTGGCGACGCCGACGGCGCAGCGGGTGCTGGCGGCGTTGACTTACGCGCAAATGGCCGCGGATGTGGCGGTGGTGTATGGCGCGGCAGGCGTTGGCAAGACGACGGCGATTGCCGAGTACGCGCGGACGCGCCCTTCTGTGTGGGTGGCAGTGATGACGCCTGGGCATGCCGGG encodes:
- a CDS encoding transposase domain-containing protein; this encodes MSDLVDLAAIADAVGASYRTVSENWATSPDWPPHHDRAGLGGAKRWRVEDLPTAFKRRGKVVDVRQAVERYLIEQQAAAISATPNVAVATPNVAPLPAPSGEPTDGVRSCPASAPASAGGGLAGGGFGALAGGASEYPAVASSLPGAMPGLPGGAAGAPAVRPASFSDEELVRISDHLATRPQRVREEAMRRARVCLTVKRWMAAGLSATEAIAQAAREHGVSKGTLARWWWGDRRLPGVAGIENVAAWAGLLAPRWGMKEHEAPMPEAAWRQLLALWLRPEKPSLRMCYRQVQRMAQQHGWRLPSFASVARRVQRLPKPLVVLQREGKEAYDRLWPPMKRSVAHLAALEWVNADGHRLDVFVRLPERFGGGIERVHLVAWQDIYSRKILAWRLTPTLNAYSVILSFADLVTEYGVPDHALMDNGREFGAKCVSGKAQWRFRFKAAEDEMTGILPLLGVDVHWATPFHGQAKPIERAFRDLAEAISKDPRLAGAYTGNKPDAKPENYGSKAVEWALLEQVVREAIAEHNARTGRRTETAKGASFDAVFAESFGRRVVKRLAPSQRAMLLLASEPVTVRQNGTFEVAGNTYGIDPRLGLAGKRIVARFDPDDLKKPVMVFSLDGRLLGEAAPTVRRFDDQAAAQSFKREQRRAKRAYREHMASLEKLAGMEIPAAVAAGDVPAPAAVRMVQPMVPERERDEDVEALVAKADAFILEMSRLTAAGGGV
- the gyrB gene encoding DNA topoisomerase (ATP-hydrolyzing) subunit B, yielding MEPKEQGNGGYDESSIQQLEGLEAVRKRPGMYIGDTQDGSGLHHMVFEVLDNAIDEALAGYCDDIKVTIHSDNSISITDNGRGIPTGIKFDDKHEPKRSAAEIVMCVLHAGGKFNQNSYKVSGGLHGVGVSCVNALSEWLKLTIRRDGKTHFMEFHRGVPVDRLVEVQNGVEVSPLKVIGDTHRTGTEVHFLADEEIFGTVEFHFEILAKRIRELSFLNNGVKIELIDERDGRHENFAFSGGVKGFVEYINRTKTVLHPNVVFATGESNAGGVPITVEVAMQWNNSYAEQVLCFTNNIPQSDGGTHLTGLRAAMTRVINKYIEENEIAKKAKVDITGDDMREGLACVLSVKMPDPKFSSQTKMKLVSSEARPAVEEVVSQKLNDFLLENPNDAKTITAKIVEAARARDAARKAREMTRRKGVLDSAGLPGKLADCQEKDPAKSELYLVEGDSAGGSAKQGRDRKFQAILPLKGKILNVEKARFDKMLASQEVATLITAMGTGIGKDDYNPEKLRYHRIIIMTDADVDGSHIRTLLLTFFYRQMPELVERGHIYIAQPPLYKVKQGKSETYLKDDHELRQYLLREALKSGQLLPAKDAEPLAAESFEQIAREFLLAEAVIDRLARRMDAGLLYALLALPSADLTSKDGAKAASAALSKELTRLGTPAKITAEYDEENEFYKLLVVKTRHGITFTTELDHEFFHSGDYAQLHKVAQVLDGLIGKGAEIRRGEAKRAIADFKEGIDWLLGEVKKNLGIQRYKGLGEMNPEQLWETTMDPAVRRLMKVQIEDAIASDEIFTTLMGEEVEPRRRFIETNALGVRNLDV
- a CDS encoding DUF6883 domain-containing protein codes for the protein MQLLNADKAIVEAAKLRDYCLNPSHPEGRHKARVFRSALGIGQEQADWLREAILAAVMQAEVAHAEQTPYGWRYDVDIVLTRGALTALVRTGWLVRKTENLPRLATCFVRSPNETA
- a CDS encoding DNA-binding protein, whose product is MAETVRIDKERARRAREAIERLGISQTALARALGVNPRIVNEVVRGRLVGVRGDTHKVAVALGIKDGVIPPKDASTEELIALLRRAAKGAE
- a CDS encoding DUF4926 domain-containing protein — protein: MKLLDTVALKHALPEQSLPEGLVGVLVEEWEPGVFEVEFADLDGRAYARAALKESDLLLLHHSIDQQRRAA
- a CDS encoding helix-turn-helix domain-containing protein, with amino-acid sequence MENFDRWSRLRQERERLGLSQTDFASIGGASKGSQILYEKGKPPTADYLANIAAAGADVIYILTGRRERPASELTDRARLQAAIEVIEEGLGDRRLPPAKKAEAILTAYELLAEPAATRDNVVALIRRVA